The following coding sequences lie in one Candidatus Polarisedimenticolaceae bacterium genomic window:
- a CDS encoding C39 family peptidase has product MNSENVRARWWVLFWLVFPLNLSFQYGCCQPNATIGSQPVTLRAQETNNWCWAATTQMITSFLGHGRTQCDLANERFGRTDCCDDEPTDTTCRKTDACNSPGWTMFAESNFSATASGTPLSWDDIRTQIYCKKKPMSYAYGPKSGGVGHVVVINGYFEVGGIRYVALVDPWAPCAGATRVVTYEEYSDSGATDHWETNYDITWKG; this is encoded by the coding sequence ATGAACTCCGAGAACGTGAGGGCGCGGTGGTGGGTGCTCTTCTGGCTAGTCTTCCCTCTGAACCTGTCATTCCAATACGGGTGCTGTCAGCCCAACGCGACGATCGGCTCACAGCCGGTCACACTTCGTGCGCAGGAGACGAACAACTGGTGCTGGGCGGCGACGACACAGATGATCACGTCATTTCTCGGCCACGGTCGAACGCAATGCGACTTGGCCAATGAGAGATTCGGCAGGACGGACTGCTGTGACGACGAGCCGACCGACACGACATGTCGGAAGACCGATGCGTGTAACTCGCCCGGATGGACGATGTTCGCGGAGAGCAACTTCTCCGCCACGGCCAGCGGCACGCCACTGTCGTGGGACGACATACGAACGCAGATCTACTGCAAGAAGAAGCCGATGTCCTACGCCTACGGGCCGAAGTCGGGCGGCGTGGGTCATGTCGTCGTCATCAACGGCTATTTCGAAGTGGGAGGCATCAGGTATGTCGCCCTCGTCGACCCATGGGCCCCGTGTGCCGGTGCGACCAGGGTGGTGACCTACGAGGAGTACAGCGATTCCGGCGCCACAGATCACTGGGAGACCAACTACGACATCACGTGGAAGGGGTAG